The Culex quinquefasciatus strain JHB chromosome 2, VPISU_Cqui_1.0_pri_paternal, whole genome shotgun sequence genome contains the following window.
AGAGTTGAGAAAAGCTAGTTCAAACTTGATGATCTTTGATCGACTTACAATAACAGTCGACAGAGCCAACAGACCGGCCAGCAGTCCCGAGATCATGACAAAGTTCTTGCACTGGTCCGGAACCTCCTGGTATCGCAGATCGTCGTACTGGCCTGGCATGATGACGGTGTACTCAATGTTCTCGTTAAACTTGGTGAACTCGGTGGTGTTTTGCGTACCGGAGGCCCTCTTGAATCGATCGTGGCCGATCATCGACAGCAGGTTGCCGTACGCGACCTCTCCCGCCGAGCGACGACGTCTGCCGAGTCCTGTGGATCGAGATTAATTGTAACAAAATTAAGGCAActaaaaatttttcatttaggtTACCCTTCCGCTTGGTGGGTTCATACAGGTCCAGACAAAAGTCGGGTTGGCAGTCCATCGCGTCCATACAGGCCTTGATTTGGGAGTGGATCCACAGAGTGCTTCGTTCCTTCATTGAGCTAAGTAAAAACGCCTCAAAATCGAGGAACACCTCGTTCGGTTTGTCACGATAGCGAGCGGGCTGGTGGGGAATGATCGAGGCAAAGTCCCGGTTGCGACAGCCCTCGCGGACCAGCGAAACCGAGCCGGAAGCGTGCGGATCATCGGGATCGGGCGAAACGGTCACCTCCAGTAGCTTGACGTACTTCCATACGCTTTGGGCGCTGATGCGAGCTCGCAGCTGCAGTTTGGTGCCGATGGGGACGGCCTGATCGACCGGAACTTCGTTGTTGGTCACCGATGGCAGCGAGTTGGACGAGTGGTTTTTCAGTCCGGCGATGCGCGCAATCGGGGGTGCCTCCTTGTACAGGGCCACTTCGTACTCTAGCCGTCCGGGGGTTTCTTCGACCACACCGGAAACACGTGCTCCATGGGGACTGAAATGAGGTTATGTTTGAAGCGCACGTTAGCTCATACGCGCATGAGCTCTCGGTCATTTATAAAGGAATTATGGGAAAACtgttgtggcagtgcgtggccgaatggttatacgctgtccgctttgtaagcggatgattctgggttcgattcccatctgctgcaaccttccatcggatgaggaagtaaaatgtcggtcccggccttggttgttaggccgtttagtcattccaggtgtaggagttgtctccatgccataagtacaaacaacacaccaaaccaagcctactccggtggaatcgctggcggcggttggactcgcaatccaaaggtcgtcagttcaaacactggggtggaaggttccttggagtaaaaagaggtttgggtgctctccccattcaagccttcggactcctaggttcgagcagaaacttgcaatagagaccacaaaagacccgggggtcgttaatgtggatggtttgattttgatttgattttttttgggaaaactgCTATCCTGCTCAAGCTCTGATGTTTAATCCCCGGATATGCTCTGTATAGGTACATTTTTATACGAAATCATGACAAAATGTTGGAAACTGACTTTCTAACGTTTGTTTAAACtctcttttaaattttagaaaagtaaaTGCATTTTGTTTTACAATTTGTTTGTGATTTGTGATCAGGTGTTTAAATTACCCTTCGCACAGGGTTCTACGAAAAATGAAAGCTTGTATGGACGAATCATAAGCCAAGTCAAGCTCAATGAAAATTCGATTCGTAAAATCTGTGAAATAAATGCGCActttttaaaatcgtttttatgACCAGTTCTAATCAttcgttttttcataaatggagtctaacatttcaaaagggcacataacttttgtaaacaatagtgtatccctttcactcaaatgacagtttacataaggtgtgaaagggacacactctagCCTAAataagttatgtgccctaatgaaatggcaagcacgaaataaacatttcaaatgtttCTTTCGAAGATTGGCACCGCACTACGATCGCTACTTACAAGCTGCCCGCAAATCCAGCGGCCTTATTCTGGATAACCGTGGGCTCTGGCGGCTTGCACATGATGATCAGCTCCTGGTCGGACTGCATCACCACCGATGGGAACTGCGGGAACCAGATGCGCACGTGGACGAAACCCTGCGTGTGTAAATGGGTGGGAAAAAGTGTACGTAAGTGGGATAAAAATGTCCCCGAAACCGACTTTTGGAGAATCTGGGTCACTCAAATAAAAAGTCCCGCAAATTAAACCAAGCACACCAAATTCTTACATTCCTCTTCAGCACGCCGCAGCGTGAGAAGTCGGTGATCTTGAGGTCATAGCTAAGCTCGGCCGCGTCTTTCCGGTCCTGCCGGATCGAGCAGGCTGGGTCGGCCTCCGGGTTGACGGCGCGGTCATCCGCAAACAGGGGCGCCCCCTTGAAGCCGATCGGCTTCTTCAGCTTGGCCGTTATGATGTCACCCAGGTTGGAGCCCTGGGACGCGAACGAACACTGGATGTCAGTCACTGGAACggacagaacaacaaaaaaaaaagcagaagTTAGCGGTGGTGGCCACCTTGGGAGGGCCCTCGCCGCCGTAAACGTGCGgcaataaaataattataagaTTTGAATAACCAGGCAACAGGTTGTAGAGTTTACGCGTTGAAACCTTGGCGCttattcaagctttttttttgtttcacggGGTACTTAACATATTAGAAGGATTGCTCAATTATGAAATTTCATCGCGCTCTTACCATCGTAGTCTTGTGCCCTGGCCAGTGGAAGTAGCTGAAAGAAGAAAGAGAGAAAATAAGTTAATGATGCGCTAACAaaaggcaaaaatcaaattaatttgcTTAAATAATAGCGTAATGAGGGACCATGAAAGTTGAGGAAGAATCGATCATGTTTTTAAATCGAGGAAATAGGTTTGGAGCCGATAACCATGCAACATTTTTGATAGAATTATCGGATCTTCATAATTCCTGAAATGTTTTAATCGCTATTTTaggataaattttgtaaatacttttttaaacttttaagtttattttttttataatataacATTATGTTCAATagggaccccaagacgggtTGAATGACACCaacccggccaaaatcggttcagtgccgagataatcgatatgtatacgtgaaggtgggtctctattttttaaagttcctttttcgagtgattttaagaCTTTGCTCAGTAAATTTGACGCAAACTTGTCAAAAAGGGCATGCCTCATGGACAAATGATTCGAAGTGATAGCAGCAAATTCTGTTGAAAAAAGTTATTGCTGTGTTGTTTTAAAatcattctaaaatatttttgaatatgaaTTTATAGTGGCGGTACActaattaatatatttttagttACTTACGTTTTTAGAGATGGTAAAAAATTCgttaagtttttatttattttgcagaTTACAAcaataattttgctttttaggtttttacccttttttgtcaaaatttacagAAAAGTAGAGGAATAATAACTTGGAAAATAGCTTTTTAAAGACTTTAAAATCCAAATAATTGTATTTAGATTTACACAATGTggttcaatttgaaattttgctcttGGGGACTTGGGGGTCATATTGGTCCCTTATAACGAAATTTCTCATTTCAGCAAtgtaaaaactttcaaaagGTCATTCTTATgccaaatttgctgaaatttttgaaaaaaaatactttaaaggcTTTGGGTTTTTAaggataaactttgaaaaactgattaaaattggttaaaatcaacactttttcaaaaaacttttcgtaAAAATCTGATAACTCGTCAAGAATTCAAGCGAATCCCTTATGTTTATccatcatattttttatttttgtctgttttacaactttgtaaaatctTGAAccttaaaaattgacaaagtctTGGTGCTTAcacctagaatgatagattaggatgtcaggaactatgttttcatacaacaaaaaattcgcaaaaatggtttacaattCGCGCGCTGAGCTTGAAGGAAAAAGTGCCTTTTCGAGTATTGTTTAAGAAATGCACCCATCAAACATACTAAAGTCAATAAAATTTGATCATCTGGGGCTTTAAGTTATAGTTTTATGTCctctgaacaaattcctgtacagacaaAAGTCTATAAAAGCATGTGTTTGCGTATGGCAGGGCGtttttgagagaaaaaaaaatgtatttattagcgaaaaaatgccaaaaatcgtTCCACAAaatgagccaaacaaaaaaatcctgcCAAAACTAACGCACTCAACTTGTACGAAATTTtttgacattcaatttatgttcacgcaaagccgagatatttgcattttagtgaacaaaaagtgacgagttctaaaccatttttgttgtttggaaacattgttcctgacatccatATATAAtactaggggtgagcaccaagGTTTtggcaacttttcatttttttgggacgcccTTTTGGTACACTCtaaaaagttgcaaaataataagattttttcaactaaaaaaatttgatctaaatgaaaaatgtccTCCCTTGCTTCTTGCAGATTCGATAGAAAAAACTATTaagtttcccataaaatgacctGTCTCTCGATTTTTAACAGTTGAGTTACGGGAAAGGGCAAcgattttagaactttttttttcatttttatgaaaaatacgttattttcggaatttttagtACGCCATCGAAATGGGCgttcaaatttacacaaaacagactacctacagacttttgtcaagattatacagacaccggctttgaggaaaatggcatccctctacacggaaatttgtggcgatcagacccgaccatttgaggttatgtaaattcagaccattttttatgctgcttgtaattttagatagataAGTCATATAAGTC
Protein-coding sequences here:
- the LOC6054231 gene encoding uncharacterized protein LOC6054231; the protein is MRPSSRMARSSSTRTAQLLVVATVAFSTLLPLARAQDYDVTDIQCSFASQGSNLGDIITAKLKKPIGFKGAPLFADDRAVNPEADPACSIRQDRKDAAELSYDLKITDFSRCGVLKRNGFVHVRIWFPQFPSVVMQSDQELIIMCKPPEPTVIQNKAAGFAGSFPHGARVSGVVEETPGRLEYEVALYKEAPPIARIAGLKNHSSNSLPSVTNNEVPVDQAVPIGTKLQLRARISAQSVWKYVKLLEVTVSPDPDDPHASGSVSLVREGCRNRDFASIIPHQPARYRDKPNEVFLDFEAFLLSSMKERSTLWIHSQIKACMDAMDCQPDFCLDLYEPTKRKGLGRRRRSAGEVAYGNLLSMIGHDRFKRASGTQNTTEFTKFNENIEYTVIMPGQYDDLRYQEVPDQCKNFVMISGLLAGLLALSTVITCGLATKMQGSGKKSSIDELNVKGYSGRAMVQ